TCCTTGACCATATCATGCAAGGCTGTCCATTCTTTGGAGTGGTAGAAGCCAGCCCGTGCTCGGTCCCGATGGTCCCGGTCGTACTCCTTGTGGCGTCGTTTGGCCATGGGGCACTGCTCGCCCTGGTTGTGTATGCGTCCACAGATGGGACAGGTACGTTTGAGCATTGTCTCCACCTCCAGATAAAAGAAAAAGCCATGCGCATGCATGACTCTGTCCTTTGCTGTTGATGCTATCATCTTATCACATCAATGCATCCCTGGCCGATGGACTTTAGCGGAAATCTGCCAGAGGATTGCTCGAAAACTGCTAGCGATCTGCTAGTCCTGATGGAAGAAGACAATGCTGGTTTGGAACGGTACAGCCTTTGGACCGAAGACCATGCGGGTCAGGCTCACCAGTCCGTCCTGTGCCTGGGCTCTGCAGGTACTGTAGCTGACGTTGCAGGCCATGGCCACAGCATCCCAGGAGTGTCGCTTGCGGTAGCGTGCCTCCAGGATGTGATACTGTAGGCTATTAAAAGACTTGAGCGCCTCCATGCTGCTCTCAACCTTGTGGAGCAGGGGCTCGATCTCTGCCAGCTCCTGTTCATAGCCTGCAATCTTATCCCTCAGCTTTTCATGTGCCGCAAAGGCCCGCTCCTCAACACTCTGCTTCTCACCGCCCCCGCCACCTGCAGATGACAGGACGGGAGATGCAGGAGCGGCATCCTGGGCCAGCAGTGTCTCACAGTAGTGGATCTCCTGCCTGGTCGCCTTGACGTATTGATTAAACTCGTCGTACCTCTCCAGATACTCCTTGACTGCGTTGATGTAGTCATTGTGCTGCATCTTATCTCCTCCTGTCTGCTAGTAAAGCGGTAGTCCTGGCAGGCAAGGCAGCAGCCTGTCAGGACTATTTTAATTCTCAGTGATAATTATATCCACGCCAGGATTAGTCTGATAGATCTTGATGGCATTGATGCCAATCACCCGGCTGTCGTCTTTGACGATAACCGTGTTGATGGCGTCCAGGATGCCCTTGATATAGTTGTCCAGATCCGGCTTGCTGGTCGGTCTGATCTCCCCCTTGATGGCCATAGCCTGCTTTTTCTTGCTCCATGACTTGGGAACTGATCTCCCGACGGTCAGCATCATGTAGCAAGGTCCCTCAATAGGTGCGAAGGCCTTGTCCATCTCATAGATCCGCTGGGCCTCTGACCGCACCAGAGCCTTGTAGTTTTTGCTCTTTTCCGGATCCCTGGCAGTGACGTGCCCACACACATGGCTAAACCTTGGACGGCCTTGGGCCACGGGCTCGCCCATGACAATGATCTCTACTTTCCATTTTCCGGCTTCCCGGCTGACGCTGATGCTCATTTACCCCTCACCGCCCTTCTAAAGGCCTTCTCGGCGACATCGGTGCGCCGATTGTAACAGGCTCTCTCGTTGTTGCATTTTTTAACAAGCTGTCCAAACTCGTCCCGCATCCAGTGCCAGCTGGTGGCGGTCAGCAGCCTGCCACAGTAGGCGCAGCGTCCATAGTAAAGGTCAGTTGCCTTGACGCTGACGGGAGTCCGGCCTCTGGTAGTCCTCATGGCTGGCTGACCGTGGCTGATGATCTGCTCGTAGGTGTAGGTGTCGATCAGCTGCCGGTCGAACCGGCTCCTCTTAAATCTCACAAAGTGCTTACGTCCCATTCCTCAGTTCTCCCACTTGCGGCTCAAGGCAAGAGCACAGAGCAGGAGCGCCGCAAAGGACGCCCCGGTTACTGCTCCTAGGAAAAAGATGCCTGCAATTTCCATATCAATCACTCCTATCTATAGATCCTTCCGGTCCTGACATTGCGCAGGACGATACGTCCGACAACCTCGAATCCCGCCAGCTTAAATGCCGACTTGGCAATGGATAATGAGCGGTCCATGCGCTCTGTGTCCTCAGCCTTTTTCGGATCCGGATTCTGCTTTTCCAGGTCTTCGATCACCTTCCCGGCGGTCGGGTCGGCATAATACTCATCGTTCCGCACAACCATTAGCTGCCTCCTTTTTTTCGTTGGCTTCCTGGAGCCGCTTGGCCCATCTGACCAGCTTGCTCCAGTCTTTGACACAAGAGCTGTCAACAAGGCCCAGGACATAAGCCGCAATCAGTACGTCATTGATTTCTTCCCGGAGGTTTTTTATTGCGTCCTCACAGCTGACCGGCGTGGGGTTCTGGCTGAAGCCTTGGGCTCGAATGCACTTCAGCGCCGCCTGGGTGAGTTCAGCCCCCTCCTCGGCCAGCTGTGCATACAGGTCTCGAGTCGGAAGCCCCATGACTTCCCATAGGCAAATACGGAAAGCAGTGTCACTCATTTTTTGTTCCATCGCCATTCTTATCTCTCCCTTCTTTTCACGCCCTGGGGGCATGCGGCCAGATCCAGGATCTTGTCCCCGCACGCCTTGCATGTCAGATACATCCATAGCCTCGGGTAGGGCTGGTACTCCTGGGGGCTTAAAAACCGGCACCCGGAGCACCTGGCCACCCGTCTCTTGTCATCCTTTGCAGCTTTTGTGGCCATTTTTTGCCAACCTCGTAGACATGGCCTTTATGTCCAGTAAAACGGAGCGCATGTCATCGTCTGCCTGTCTCCGGGCTTGGGCCAGGGTGTCAAATGCTTGATTTAGCCAATCAATGACTGCTGTATCACTTTGGCTGTTCTTAATGCCTCTGGCAGCCTCGTTGATCTTTGCGATTGTACCCGCATAATGGGTGGCCATGTTGAAATATCGCATTGAAATCAGTTTGACTTTATTCTCGTTCATGGTTAACCTCCTTGGCAAAATCGTCGATGCACTTGAGGATGCTGTGAGTGGTCAGCGGGAGGCTACGTCTGGAGTAGTACGATCTGACGCTCTCGACTACATTGCCGTCCTTATCGCACCTAAAAATCATGCACTCGTTGCCTGCGTCCGGGGTCCATCTCAGATCTGCTA
This is a stretch of genomic DNA from Acidaminococcus timonensis. It encodes these proteins:
- a CDS encoding RusA family crossover junction endodeoxyribonuclease, whose protein sequence is MSISVSREAGKWKVEIIVMGEPVAQGRPRFSHVCGHVTARDPEKSKNYKALVRSEAQRIYEMDKAFAPIEGPCYMMLTVGRSVPKSWSKKKQAMAIKGEIRPTSKPDLDNYIKGILDAINTVIVKDDSRVIGINAIKIYQTNPGVDIIITEN